In the genome of Ptychodera flava strain L36383 chromosome 13, AS_Pfla_20210202, whole genome shotgun sequence, one region contains:
- the LOC139147725 gene encoding borealin-like, whose product MPRKRKTKLTKRTKPKLPDGDDPHDMSENERKEKLELFLQDFDLEVESRIENMRKEAEKICAIISSTYRMEIFKLPKNMRNMKRSEFLAKGGSVDAVALEQVSQTVDSLASSLVSSLTKPTNRKPLRDESNTTTTAKTTTEPDVAEAKVNESSSEPSIIEISIKEEVTTSPDKPGSGKKRKRGKRTTVAKGRPKNSKSKDTSSSEEQNNSLMPPPAPATVRRSARKPTLKNAFITPAMHTGRHNALTSGWDTPAVTPKFDPRLPVTPAVMRVPKAGERIMSMAGSPLSNPSHKGARLPEAYIPLPDGKAIQLTADQDVADVNNLEVNDTTRQNLILLQEKISKILQQKPIEGTGQ is encoded by the exons ATGCcaagaaaaaggaaaacaaaacttacaaagAGGACAAAGCCAAAACTTCCAGATGGCGATGATCCACATGACATGTCGGAAAATgaacgaaaagagaagttggaATTATTCCTTCAAGACTTTGATTTAGAAG TGGAATCTAGGATAGAGAACATGCGGAAAGAAGCAGAAAAAATCTGTGCCATCATCAGCTCTACCTACAGGATGGAAATATTTAAACTTCCCAAAAATATGAGAAACATGAAAAGATCTGAATTTTTAG CCAAAGGAGGTAGTGTGGATGCTGTAGCCCTGGAGCAAGTGTCTCAGACAGTGGATTCACTTGCCAGCTCCTTGGTGTCCTCGCTGACAAAACCAACAAACAGAAAACCACTCAGGGATGAAagcaacacaacaacaacagcaaaaacaACCACAGAGCCTGATGTTGCTGAAGCCAAGGTCAACGAGTCATCATCGGAGCCCAGTATAATTGAAATCTCAATAAAGGAAGAAGTTACCACATCCCCAGATAAGCCAGGATCTGGCAAAAAGAGGAAG AGGGGCAAGCGAACAACAGTGGCCAAAGGAAGGCCtaaaaattccaaatcaaagGATACCTCTTCTAGCGAAGAACAGAATAACAGTCTGATGCCTCCTCCAGCACCGGCAACAGTGCGGCGTTCTGCAAG GAAACCAACACTGAAGAATGCATTCATAACTCCAGCAATGCACACAGGTAGACACAATGCACTGACCAGTGGATGGGACACGCCAGCAGTCACGCCGAAATTTGATCCAAG GTTACCGGTAACACCAGCTGTGATGCGGGTTCCAAAAGCTGGAGAGAGGATCATGTCTATGGCTGGGTCTCCACTGAGCAATCCATCACATAAAGGAGCCAGGCTTCCAGAGGCGTACATTCCACTGCCAGATGGGAAG GCCATCCAGCTGACTGCAGACCAGGATGTAGCTGATGTCAATAATTTAGAGGTCAATGACACCACAAGACAAAACTTAATATTGCTACAGGAGAAAATCTCCAAGATACTACAACAGAAGCCCATAGAGGGCACTGGTCAATAA
- the LOC139147728 gene encoding AFG2-interacting ribosome maturation factor-like — protein MGMEPETTVRKVIWKACHNLEKQEKTWNKTLEGSSEHVGSLCNLCEQLQCCQRVNVEGTPLRSFTDIKDRLQYKLVHSLEIVIAKLKECLDVLQNVWKGVHNQYNRCIETYHKHAGQLGLEKALERSATEPSIAEMLEWLCDIDRAFTQQYTKRKLLLDLVQYDNQEYMENLSKQWMDSGNLNDLIGNALAHVSFFMADADYTS, from the exons ATGGGAATGGAGCCAGAGACTACAGTTCGCAAGGTCATTTGGAAAGCTTGCCACAATcttgaaaaacaagaaaaaacctGGAACAAGACACTGGAAGGTAGCTCAGAACATGTGGGATCGCTGTGTAACTTGTGCGAGCAGTTACAGTGTTGTCAACGAGTCAACGTAGAGGGCACCCCTCTCAGAAGTTTCACAGACATCAAGGACAGACTCCAATACAAACTGGTTCACTCACTAGAAATTGTAATTGCAAAGCTCAAAGAGTGCTT AGACGTGTTGCAAAATGTGTGGAAAGGAGTCCACAACCAATACAACCGCTGCATAGAAACATACCATAAACATGCTGGTCAGCTTGGTTTAGAGAAGGCACTTGAGAGATCTGCCACAGAGCCCTCAATAGCTGAGATGCTAGAGTGGTTATGTGACATTGACAGGGCATTTACTCAGCA ATACACAAAACGAAAACTTTTACTGGACCTAGTGCAATATGACAATCAGGAGTATATGGAGAACCTATCAAAGCAGTGGATGGACTCTGGTAACCTGAATGACCTTATTGGCA ATGCCTTGGCCCATGTAAGTTTCTTCATGGCAGATGCGGATTACACAAGCTGA
- the LOC139147724 gene encoding probable ATP-dependent RNA helicase DHX35, with protein MSSSFTPKFWKPGTDAPGSGLKEEREKISEGSGESVIHNPHISLSIEQQRQRLPIFKHRNHILYLVGKYQTVVIVGETGCGKSTQIPQYLSEAGWTAQGHVVAVTQPRRVAAVTVANRIAEEMGAVLGHEVGYAIRFDDCTDPTSTKIKFLTDGVLVREMMSDPLLKKYSVIMIDEAHERTLYTDIIVGLLKKIQKKRKDLKLIVSSATLDAEMFQDFFNNNETDDVNKDTASILTVEGRTFPVDVFYTISPVPDYIKEMVDTIFKIHKEEPAGDILAFLTGQDEVENVVSSVKEQARHLGDRYMKMWVLPMYGGLPASEQMKVFERTGKNTRKVVIATNIAEASITINGIVYVIDCGFVKLRAYNPKTGLEGLVVVPVSQASAEQRSGRAGRVRSGKAYRLFTEDDFLKLPKSSVPEMQRTNLSTVILQLKCLGIDNVLRFNFLSAPSSNAMIRGLELLYALGAIDDNAKLAQPLGVRMAEFPLDPMFAKMVLISGEYGCSEEILTITAMLQVQNIFLSPSKQKAAAEKAKRRFSVKEGDHITLLNVYESFVQHDKSSRWCHENYLNYRGLSRAVSIREQLKKIAKKFKLKMESSEGDVDVICRCIVAGFFANAARLHPSGSYRTVRDDFTLHIHPTSVLYPEKPPKWVVFNEVLQTNKDYMRDVTVIEASWLYELAPHYYQYGTEREIAAKKARLE; from the exons ATGTCTTCAAGTTTCACCCCGAAATTTTGGAAACCAG GCACTGATGCACCTGGATCTGGTCTGAAGGAAGAAAGGGAGAAGATAAGTGAGGGTAGTGGTGAATCTGTCATACATAACCCACACATATCACTGTCTATCGAACAGCAAAGACAGAGATTGCCCATCTTTAAA CATAGGAATCACATTCTGTACCTTGTAGGGAAGTACCAGACGGTGGTGATTGTCGGAGAGACTGGTTGTGGCAAGAGTACACAGATTCCACAGTATTTATCGGAGGCTGGATGGACTGCCCAGGGACACGTGGTTGCAGTCACACAGCCCAGAAGAGTTGCCGCTGTCACT GTGGCAAACCGCATAGCAGAAGAGATGGGTGCTGTCCTTGGCCATGAAGTAGGCTATGCCATCAGATTTGATGATTGTACAGACCCAACAAGCACCAAGATCAAATTTCTGACAGATGGAGTGTTGGTCAGAGAGATGATGAGCGACCCTTTGCTGAAGAAGTACAG TGTCATAATGATCGATGAGGCCCATGAGAGAACCCTCTATACAGACATCATTGTCGGATTGTTGAAGAAGATTCAGAAGAAAAGGAAAGACTTGAAACTGATCGTCTCCTCAGCTACTCTGGATGCCGAAATGTTCCAAGATTTTTTTAACAACAACGAAACAGATGATGTAAA CAAAGACACAGCAAGCATTTTAACAGTTGAAGGCCGGACATTCCCTGTGGATGTCTTCTACACCATCAG CCCAGTGCCAGATTACATCAAAGAGATGGTGGATACAATATTCAAAATCCACAAAGAGGAACCTGCTGGTGATATACTGGCTTTCCTTACTGGTCAGGACGAAGTTGAAAATGTTGTGTCTTCAGTCAA AGAACAAGCCAGGCACCTTGGAGACAGATACATGAAGATGTGGGTTCTGCCAATGTATGGTGGTCTACCAGCATCAGAACAAATGAAAGTCTTTGAAAGGACAGGAAAGAACACCAGAAAAGTTGTCATAGCAACCAATATTGCTGAAGCCTCCATCACAATCAATGGCATTGTTTATG TCATAGACTGTGGCTTTGTCAAGCTGAGGGCGTACAATCCCAAGACAGGGCTAGAGGGTCTGGTTGTAGTTCCTGTCTCACAGGCATCAGCAGAGCAGAGATCCGGCAGAGCCGGCAGAGTCAGGTCTGGAAAAGCATACAGACTGTTCACTGAAGATGATTTTCTCAAGCTGCCAAAATCTTCTGTACCAGAAATGCAGAG AACAAATCTATCAACGGTTATACTGCAGCTTAAATGCCTTGGAATAGACAATGTTCTGAGGTTCAATTTCCTGTCAGCACCTTCATCAAATGCCATGATACGTGGCCTGGAATTGTTGTACGCATTGGGTGCAATAGATGACAATGCAAAGTTGGCACAACCACTGGGTGTCCGCATGGCTGAGTTCCCTCTGGATCCAATGTTTGCCAAAATGGTCCTCATTTCAG GTGAATATGGCTGTTCCGAGGAAATTCTCACCATCACTGCCATGTTGCAAGTGCAGAACATTTTCCTGTCACCTTCAAAACAGAAAGCTGCAGCG GAGAAAGCCAAGCGGAGGTTTTCTGTGAAAGAGGGTGACCATATTACATTGCTGAATGTGTATGAGTCTTTTGTACAG cATGACAAAAGTTCAAGGTGGTGCCATGAAAATTACTTGAATTATAGAG GTCTCAGTAGGGCGGTGTCAATACGAGAGCAGCTGAAGAAAATTGCCAAGAAATTCAAACTCAAGATGGAGTCCAGCGAGGGCGATGTTGATGTAATATGTCGCTGCATTGTAGCAGGGTTCTTTGCAAATGCAGCCAGGCTGCATCCAAGTGGGTCCTACAGGACAGTCAGAGATGACTTTACACTTCACATTCATCCTACATCTGTACTTTATCCTGAAAAACCACCAAAGTG GGTTGTCTTTAATGAAGTTCTTCAGACCAACAAAGATTACATGAGAGATGTGACAGTGATAGAGGCGTCATGGCTGTATGAATTGGCACCGCATTACTACCAGTATGGTACG GAAAGAGAAATTGCTGCCAAGAAAGCACGACTGGAGTGA